A region of Procambarus clarkii isolate CNS0578487 chromosome 48, FALCON_Pclarkii_2.0, whole genome shotgun sequence DNA encodes the following proteins:
- the LOC138351165 gene encoding uncharacterized protein translates to MPPHASTRLHTPPQASTRLHTPPHASTRLHTPPHASTRLHRHPHPPHASTRPHTLPHTSTHLHTPPHASTRIYTPPHAPTRPYRHPHAPTGFHTPPQASTRPPHAPHTPSTRPHRPPHALTGLHTPPQASTRTHTPQNAPTCPHRPHHAPTRLHTPPHASTRPHMPPNASTRPHTPPHAPTRPHTLPQALTRPHTPPHAPTRPNTPPHAPTRPHTPPHASTRFHTTHTRFHTPQHASHAPTRPHTPPHAPTRLYTSPHASTRPHTPPHDSTRLHTSPHASTRPHRPPHASTRPHMPPHASTRLHTPPTRLHTHPHPPHASTRPHTPPHTSTHLHTPPHASTRIYTPPHASTRPHTAPHAPTRLHTPPHASTRAHTPPHAPTRLHTLPYVSTRLHKPQHASTRPHKPPHAPTRPHTPPHASTRPHTPPHASTRPHTPPHAPTRPIRSHTPPHASTRPRTPPHAPTCPNTPPHAPTRPRTPPHASTRLHTPPHASTRPHTPPHASINKDELFNTAFLMEVASL, encoded by the coding sequence ATGCCTCCACACGCCTCCACACGCCTCCACACGCCCCCACAGGCCTCCACACGCCTCCACACGCCCCCACATGCCTCCACACGCCTCCACACGCCCCCACATGCCTCCACACGCCTCCACAGGCATCCACACCCCCCACACGCCTCCACACGCCCCCACACgcttccacacacctccacacacctccacacgccCCCACACGCCTCCACACGCATCTACACGCCCCCACACGCCCCCACACGCCCCTACAGGCATCCACACGCTCCCACAGGCTTCCACACGCCCCCACAGGCCTCCACACGCCCCCCACACGccccccacacgccctccacacgcCCCCACAGGCCTCCACACGCCCTCACTGGCCTTCACACACCCCCACAGGCCTCCACACGCACCCACACTCCCCAAAACGCCCCCACATGCCCCCACAGGCCTCATCACGCCCCCACACGCCTCCACACGCCCCCACACGCCTCCACACGCCCCCACATGCCTCCAAACGCCTCCACACGCCCCCACACGCCCCCACACGCCCCCACACGCCCCCACACGCTTCCACAGGCCCTAACACGCCCCCACACGCCCCCACACGCCCCCACACGCCCTAACACGCCCCCACACGCCCCCACACGCCCTCACACGCCTCCACACGCCTCCACACGCTTCCACACCACCCATACACGCTTCCACACGCCCCAACACGCCTCCCACGCCCCAACACGCCCCCACACGCCTCCACACGCCCCCACACGCCTCTACACGTCCCCACACGCCTCCACACGCCCCCACACGCCTCCACACGATTCCACACGCCTCCACACGTCCCCACACGCCTCCACACGCCCCCACAGGCCTCCACACGCCTCCACACGCCCCCACATGCCTCCACACGCCTCCACACGCCTCCACACGCCCCCCACACGCCTCCACACGCATCCACACCCCCCACACGCCTCCACACGCCcccacacgcctccacacacctccacacacctccacacgccCCCACACGCCTCCACACGCATCTACACGCCCCCACACGCCTCCACACGCCCCCACACGGCTCCACACGCCCCCACACGGCTCCACACGCCCCCACACGCCTCCACACGCGCCCACACGCCtccacacgcccctacacgccttcACACGCTTCCATACGTCTCCACACGCCTCCACAAGCCCCAACACGCCTCCACACGTCCCCACAAGCCTCCACACGCCCCCACACGCCCCCACACGCCTCCACACGCCTCCACACGCCCCCACACGCCTCCACACGCCTCCACACGCCCCCACACGCCTCCACACGCCCCCACACGCCCCATACGTTCCCACACGCCCCCACACGCCTCCACACGCCCACGCACGCCTCCACACGCCCCCACATGCCCCAACACGCCCCCACACGCCCCCACACGCCCCCGCACGCCTCCACATGCCTCCACACGCCTCCACACGCCCCCACATGCCTCCACACGCCCCCACACGCCCCCACACGCCTccataaacaaggatgaactattcaacactg